One genomic region from Spartobacteria bacterium encodes:
- a CDS encoding aldo/keto reductase — translation MAENAVDPKSIPVKILNNGAKMPAIGMGTFGSDRFTPTQVSNAVIGAAEYGQRAFDCASVYGNEKEIGASLKIIMDGGVPREELFITSKVWNDMHGEGKVIESCKQTLADLGLDYLDLYLTHWPFPNFHPIGCSVDSRSPDAKPYIHENFMKTWAQMEELVERGLVKNIGTSNMTQAKMELLLRDCKIKPVVTEMEMHPHFQQQKLFDYYVANGVQPVAFCPIGSPTRPDRDKTDTDTVDIQDPVILKIAKRLGVHPAVVCIKWAIQRGQIPIPFSVFEPEYQSNLRCALPDYMAITKEEMAELATIDKGCRLIKGQVFLWKENQSWEDLWDLDGKIAD, via the coding sequence ATTGCAGAAAATGCCGTCGATCCAAAATCAATTCCTGTCAAAATCTTGAATAATGGCGCGAAAATGCCGGCCATCGGAATGGGCACATTCGGTTCCGACCGGTTTACCCCCACGCAGGTATCCAATGCCGTGATCGGTGCGGCTGAATACGGTCAGCGTGCCTTTGACTGTGCATCGGTTTACGGGAATGAAAAAGAAATCGGTGCATCGCTGAAAATCATTATGGATGGAGGCGTTCCGCGCGAAGAACTGTTCATTACGTCTAAAGTGTGGAATGACATGCACGGGGAAGGCAAAGTCATCGAATCCTGTAAACAGACGCTGGCCGACCTCGGTTTAGATTATCTTGATTTGTACCTCACCCATTGGCCTTTCCCGAATTTCCATCCCATTGGATGCAGTGTTGATTCTCGCAGCCCTGATGCAAAACCATATATTCATGAAAACTTTATGAAAACATGGGCGCAGATGGAAGAATTGGTGGAACGGGGTCTGGTCAAAAATATCGGCACATCCAATATGACGCAGGCCAAAATGGAGCTGCTGCTGCGCGACTGCAAAATAAAACCAGTCGTCACTGAAATGGAAATGCATCCTCATTTTCAGCAGCAGAAGCTTTTCGACTACTATGTGGCCAACGGCGTGCAGCCGGTTGCCTTCTGCCCTATCGGTTCGCCGACGCGTCCTGACCGTGACAAAACGGATACAGACACCGTGGATATTCAGGATCCCGTCATTTTGAAAATTGCGAAACGCCTAGGCGTTCATCCTGCCGTTGTTTGCATTAAATGGGCTATTCAGCGCGGTCAGATTCCCATTCCGTTCTCTGTATTTGAACCGGAATATCAGAGCAATCTGCGGTGTGCCCTGCCGGATTATATGGCCATCACAAAAGAAGAAATGGCTGAACTGGCCACCATTGATAAAGGGTGCCGTTTGATCAAAGGACAGGTTTTCCTGTGGAAGGAAAATCAGAGCTGGGAAGATCTCTGGGATCTGGACGGAAAAATCGCCGATTAA
- a CDS encoding purine-nucleoside phosphorylase translates to MLNYDLMDESVKVVQSRWPDLNAELALVLGSGWGDVVAGMNVKDVIPYSDLPSLGETGIHGHRGMLIRAEHAGLETIIFQGRRHLYEGVGMTPIATPVYLTKKLGCRAVLLTNAAGCIRTSLAPGMLMVIKDHINFMGINPLAGPHNPFWGPRFPDQTHVYCPEMRDVMTEASTRKQVQIYYGVYLAAAGPSYETPAEINMFRTIGADAVGMSTVPEALLANAAGLQVGGISCMTNYAAGMLDQPLSHAEVTEVMGEAMGRLKEYILAILEVYHDKYSV, encoded by the coding sequence ATGTTAAATTATGATCTAATGGATGAGTCGGTAAAAGTTGTACAGTCTCGCTGGCCTGATTTAAACGCGGAACTGGCGCTGGTGCTGGGTTCCGGCTGGGGCGATGTCGTGGCTGGAATGAATGTAAAAGATGTGATTCCCTACAGCGACCTGCCAAGCCTTGGCGAGACGGGTATCCATGGGCACAGGGGTATGCTGATTCGTGCGGAACACGCGGGGTTGGAAACCATCATCTTTCAGGGACGTCGTCACCTATATGAGGGCGTGGGGATGACTCCTATTGCGACGCCTGTTTATTTGACAAAGAAGCTGGGATGTCGGGCTGTTCTGCTTACCAATGCTGCGGGTTGCATTCGCACCAGTCTTGCACCGGGTATGTTAATGGTTATCAAAGATCACATCAATTTTATGGGGATAAATCCGCTGGCAGGTCCACATAACCCGTTTTGGGGTCCGCGTTTTCCGGATCAGACCCATGTATATTGCCCTGAGATGCGCGATGTTATGACGGAAGCCTCGACAAGAAAACAGGTACAGATTTACTACGGTGTTTATTTAGCCGCTGCCGGCCCGAGCTATGAAACACCTGCGGAAATAAATATGTTTCGGACGATTGGTGCCGATGCTGTTGGCATGTCCACGGTGCCCGAAGCATTGCTTGCGAATGCCGCCGGTTTACAGGTCGGTGGAATATCCTGCATGACCAACTATGCCGCCGGTATGCTCGACCAGCCGTTGAGTCATGCGGAAGTGACCGAAGTCATGGGGGAGGCCATGGGACGCTTGAAAGAATATATTCTGGCTATTCTGGAGGTCTATCATGACAAATACAGCGTCTGA
- a CDS encoding ParB/RepB/Spo0J family partition protein, with translation MGAKPSGSRKNSGLGRGLGDLISQASASRTTVHTLQQGFHRLSVSQIRVPDHMPTRDAADDPLDKLTESIRAQGMLQPLLVRRERDAYVLVAGFRRLRASIKAGYEMVPAYVADISEKNAFDCFMAENAYRLALPAYRDDPLWTRVVAAFGVDLDVLDQWLDALHVPDTMEKINEAAEDVPITEEPVPVEAEPQVETIPAEVDDEPVKQPAAAAVSVVEAESITIPVEEPEKEEPTVEPETVEEVTGASDLESLGHEPIDDETSSHSEITDEADVIEEQVPKAAEPIPETVTPDTIVFPHEPVSSVPLTPVPFWHRGVAALLIILGMCFLFYHRTALRSNEMSMMPKPLVASAPEPMPASTPSPEMVEFAAAEEEEEEEEEVEVLLPSQHLFEAISQATEELSAPAAQELVTAAPSVIEYVTNEIIREVIKEVEVVKEVVRTPKLPEAFSLEPIAGIAFQPGETLFSVQFEDAAFVSRDQLNDASQSILMTLAEEIKPYVNDISVIITGHTDDDPVRSNHIYRDNYHLGLLRATAVAAMLQYDAGLDGKSIIVRSSGSDKAPYDNSKPGEKRKNRTVTVQIIPRISVL, from the coding sequence ATGGGTGCAAAACCGTCGGGATCACGAAAAAACAGCGGCTTGGGGCGAGGCCTCGGCGACTTGATATCACAGGCATCTGCGTCGCGCACCACGGTGCATACCTTACAGCAGGGCTTTCATCGTTTGTCCGTGTCGCAGATTCGTGTTCCTGACCACATGCCGACAAGAGATGCGGCCGACGACCCGTTGGATAAACTGACCGAGTCCATTCGTGCACAAGGAATGCTTCAGCCTTTGCTGGTGCGGCGCGAACGTGATGCCTATGTGCTCGTTGCAGGATTTCGTCGCTTACGTGCTTCGATCAAAGCAGGTTACGAAATGGTTCCTGCGTATGTGGCGGACATCAGTGAAAAGAATGCATTTGATTGTTTTATGGCCGAAAATGCCTATCGACTGGCACTTCCGGCATATCGGGATGATCCACTCTGGACAAGAGTGGTTGCCGCTTTTGGTGTCGATCTCGATGTTTTAGATCAGTGGCTGGATGCATTGCATGTGCCGGACACCATGGAGAAGATAAACGAGGCAGCGGAAGACGTTCCCATTACGGAAGAACCGGTTCCTGTTGAAGCGGAACCGCAGGTAGAAACGATTCCGGCAGAAGTAGATGATGAACCGGTAAAACAGCCGGCCGCAGCGGCGGTCTCCGTTGTTGAAGCCGAATCGATCACCATTCCCGTGGAAGAGCCGGAAAAAGAAGAGCCCACGGTCGAACCGGAGACTGTAGAAGAGGTGACGGGCGCGTCAGATCTAGAATCCCTTGGCCATGAACCCATCGACGACGAAACGTCCTCACATAGTGAAATCACGGACGAAGCGGATGTCATTGAAGAGCAGGTGCCCAAAGCAGCAGAGCCGATTCCCGAGACGGTGACTCCAGATACGATTGTTTTTCCGCATGAACCCGTATCTTCGGTTCCGTTGACGCCGGTTCCATTCTGGCATCGCGGGGTTGCGGCACTGCTCATCATTCTGGGTATGTGCTTCTTGTTTTATCATCGCACTGCACTGCGATCCAATGAAATGTCTATGATGCCAAAACCGCTGGTCGCATCAGCTCCTGAACCCATGCCTGCCTCGACCCCGTCGCCGGAAATGGTGGAATTCGCAGCAGCAGAAGAAGAAGAAGAAGAAGAAGAAGAAGTCGAGGTTCTTCTTCCGTCGCAGCATTTATTTGAAGCTATATCTCAAGCCACAGAAGAATTATCGGCTCCCGCAGCACAGGAACTTGTGACCGCAGCACCGTCAGTGATTGAGTACGTAACCAATGAAATTATTCGTGAAGTAATAAAAGAAGTCGAAGTGGTCAAAGAGGTGGTGCGCACGCCAAAACTACCCGAAGCCTTCTCATTGGAACCCATTGCCGGGATCGCTTTTCAACCGGGAGAAACCCTTTTTTCGGTTCAGTTTGAGGATGCCGCCTTTGTTTCTCGCGACCAGTTAAATGATGCATCTCAATCAATCCTTATGACACTGGCTGAAGAAATAAAACCCTATGTCAATGACATATCGGTGATCATAACGGGACATACCGATGATGATCCGGTGCGCAGCAATCATATTTATCGGGATAATTATCACTTAGGGCTTTTACGGGCCACGGCGGTGGCTGCCATGCTTCAATATGATGCGGGTTTGGATGGGAAATCGATCATTGTTCGTTCATCAGGTTCAGATAAAGCACCTTATGACAATAGCAAACCCGGTGAAAAAAGAAAAAATCGAACAGTAACGGTGCAGATCATTCCGCGAATATCGGTTCTGTAA
- a CDS encoding ParA family protein has translation MSSVIVGIANQKGGVGKTTTAINLAACLAEQRRRVLVIDLDPQANATSGLGVKKEPGISLYSVLQGEGTAVDYIRQTEIQHLDIIPSEIDLAGAEIELSQRGQHMGRLREIINSAGLRTRYDVIILDCSPSLGILTMNVMAAADEIIIPIQCEYYALEGLSVMQHLIGRLRDSGANPSLKIEGIVMTMYDLRTNLSQQVVQEVMKHYANKVYETMIPRNVRLGEAPSYGLPIIKYDPYCTGAAAYRHFAKEFISRHGVDDMPAQPVGIKFPNLNLGESL, from the coding sequence ATGAGCAGTGTGATTGTTGGGATTGCAAATCAAAAGGGCGGTGTGGGTAAGACCACAACAGCGATAAATCTGGCGGCCTGTTTGGCGGAGCAGCGCCGCAGGGTGCTGGTGATTGACCTTGATCCGCAGGCGAATGCAACAAGTGGACTCGGAGTCAAAAAAGAGCCGGGGATCAGTCTTTACAGTGTATTGCAGGGGGAGGGCACAGCCGTTGATTACATTCGACAAACAGAGATTCAACATCTCGATATTATTCCCTCGGAAATTGATCTGGCCGGAGCTGAAATTGAATTATCGCAGCGTGGTCAACACATGGGCCGGTTGCGTGAAATCATCAATAGTGCCGGACTGCGAACACGTTATGATGTCATCATTCTGGATTGCTCCCCTTCGTTGGGTATACTGACCATGAACGTCATGGCGGCGGCCGACGAAATTATCATTCCCATTCAATGTGAATATTATGCGTTGGAAGGGTTAAGTGTGATGCAGCATCTGATTGGTCGGCTTCGCGACAGCGGGGCGAATCCTTCGTTGAAAATCGAAGGGATTGTTATGACGATGTACGATCTGCGCACCAATTTGTCGCAGCAGGTGGTTCAGGAAGTCATGAAGCATTATGCCAATAAAGTCTATGAAACCATGATTCCGCGCAATGTGCGTTTAGGCGAAGCACCGAGTTATGGGCTGCCGATTATCAAGTATGACCCTTATTGCACAGGTGCTGCTGCGTATCGTCATTTTGCGAAAGAGTTTATCAGTCGCCATGGAGTTGATGACATGCCCGCACAGCCGGTTGGTATCAAATTTCCCAATTTAAATTTGGGCGAATCACTCTAG
- the aspS gene encoding aspartate--tRNA ligase, with protein MKMRTHHCGELSKLNVGETVELCGWVENVRDHGGVVFVDIRDRFGITQLTADPDDSAEIAKMAESLHKEYVIKAVGVVEERPMANDKIATGEIEVRMSSLTLLNRCKRLPIPVDEKEAANISEDLRLEYRYLDLRRVSMQRNMATRHDIIQILRSYLDRNHFVEVETPILTKSTPEGARDYLVPSRVSPGTFYALPQAPQQYKQLLMVAGFDRYYQVARCFRDEDLRADRQPEFTQIDMELSFVTPDDIYEIIDGMLKEAMAGVQLGDVATPILRMTYAEAMNRFGSDKPDLRFGMELVDLDAVFAQTAFQGFSAPLAAGGCIKGFNAKGIATNASRKVLDGWTDMARKAGLKGLAYVKVEADGSFKSPIAKFLTDDEMDQLVQALKAEPNDLLLLAADQRSLAEEFMGRLRLVVAEMAKVIDPKKFVFVWVTDFPLFETNGEGRMVSMHHPFTAPNPEDLDRLESDPTSVRALAYDIVLNGVELGGGSIRIHDQSVQERIFRLLQLPEEEIQSRFGHLLKALAFGAPPHGGIALGLDRMVMLMAGATSIRDVIAFPKTLKAMDLMMHAPAQVDAQQLKDVNIQLDLPEEKDDES; from the coding sequence ATGAAAATGCGTACGCATCATTGCGGTGAATTGAGTAAGTTGAATGTGGGCGAAACCGTGGAGCTGTGCGGCTGGGTGGAAAACGTACGTGATCACGGGGGCGTCGTTTTTGTGGATATTCGCGACCGCTTCGGTATTACACAGTTGACGGCTGATCCGGATGACAGTGCGGAAATTGCGAAGATGGCTGAATCATTGCACAAGGAGTATGTGATTAAGGCGGTGGGGGTTGTGGAAGAACGTCCTATGGCCAATGATAAAATCGCGACGGGTGAGATTGAAGTGCGGATGTCGTCGCTGACGTTGTTGAATCGCTGCAAGCGACTGCCTATTCCTGTAGATGAGAAGGAGGCGGCGAATATCAGTGAGGATTTGCGCTTGGAATATCGGTATCTGGATTTGCGTCGGGTATCAATGCAACGGAATATGGCGACGCGTCATGACATTATTCAGATTCTTCGTTCTTATTTAGACCGCAACCATTTTGTCGAAGTGGAAACCCCTATTTTGACTAAGAGTACGCCGGAAGGTGCTCGGGATTATCTGGTTCCAAGCCGTGTTTCTCCGGGGACATTCTATGCGTTACCTCAGGCGCCGCAGCAGTATAAGCAATTGTTGATGGTGGCGGGATTTGATCGCTATTATCAGGTGGCACGTTGTTTCCGTGACGAGGATTTGCGGGCGGATCGTCAGCCTGAATTTACTCAGATTGATATGGAATTATCGTTTGTGACGCCCGATGACATCTATGAGATCATCGACGGAATGCTGAAAGAAGCGATGGCAGGCGTTCAGCTGGGTGATGTGGCAACGCCTATCCTTCGCATGACCTACGCGGAGGCCATGAATCGTTTTGGCAGTGATAAACCGGATTTACGCTTTGGAATGGAGCTGGTGGATTTGGATGCGGTATTTGCCCAGACGGCTTTTCAGGGATTTTCTGCGCCGCTGGCAGCTGGGGGATGCATTAAAGGATTCAACGCCAAGGGCATTGCGACCAATGCGTCTCGTAAAGTATTGGATGGGTGGACGGATATGGCGCGCAAGGCAGGGCTGAAGGGATTGGCTTATGTCAAAGTCGAGGCGGATGGTTCCTTTAAATCGCCTATAGCCAAGTTTTTGACAGATGATGAGATGGATCAGCTGGTGCAGGCTTTGAAGGCGGAACCGAATGATCTGCTGCTTCTGGCCGCAGATCAGCGATCTTTGGCAGAGGAGTTTATGGGGCGGTTGCGTCTGGTTGTGGCGGAAATGGCGAAAGTGATTGATCCCAAGAAATTTGTATTTGTCTGGGTTACGGATTTTCCGTTGTTTGAAACCAACGGAGAAGGGCGTATGGTTTCCATGCATCATCCTTTTACCGCGCCGAATCCGGAAGATCTGGATCGGTTGGAATCTGATCCGACGTCGGTACGGGCCTTGGCATACGACATCGTGCTCAACGGCGTGGAACTGGGCGGCGGCAGTATTCGAATCCATGATCAGTCGGTTCAGGAACGAATATTCCGTTTGCTGCAGCTGCCGGAAGAGGAAATTCAGTCGCGGTTTGGTCATTTGCTGAAGGCACTGGCATTTGGTGCTCCCCCGCATGGAGGGATTGCGCTGGGATTGGATCGCATGGTTATGCTGATGGCGGGTGCGACATCGATACGTGATGTCATTGCGTTTCCAAAGACGCTGAAGGCGATGGATCTGATGATGCATGCACCGGCACAGGTGGATGCCCAGCAGCTGAAAGACGTAAACATCCAGCTGGATCTTCCTGAAGAAAAAGACGACGAATCATGA
- a CDS encoding DUF255 domain-containing protein, translated as MNQQREVPMKRMNGFICGFLIVFLAGLTCVFGQDFGIDAQRLQNDTGQPIVRVRVDIPEKHVIYEESFSVTAEAEGRLGEPLTMLPVELIDDRFSGEQKHVFNRSFSVDYPVEKEGSALNVLVRWQGCDDTLCFFPSKKSFDLSVQDAEPNAADGRIAVMSEAGAELLSWQNLLTNFTVRKTGSGYMGVADFLAWLSGTAASGTDLGDILAERGLVMVILLILAGGLSLNLTPCVLPMLPINLAIIGAGAQAQSRSRGFLLGGMYGLAIALTYGALGLLVVLAGSTFGAMNASPWFNFAIAIVFILLALSMFDLLHIDFSRFQGNVDTTRQKNKFILAFTMGTVAALLAGACVAPAVISVLVLAGKMYSSGIWAGLLLPFVLGLGMALPWPFAGAGLSFLPRPGGWMVWVRNGFGVLILLMALYYGHLGYTLLEKPAVSVLETGGEHASGDIGEEISRLEQGLLAALQDGRPVFIDFRASWCKNCLAMEKTTFEDEKVKEALNTFHVIKLAAEDASDPQTKALLSQFGALGLPTYVILDVR; from the coding sequence ATGAATCAGCAACGGGAGGTTCCCATGAAGAGGATGAACGGTTTTATATGCGGCTTTTTAATCGTATTTTTAGCCGGTCTAACGTGCGTTTTCGGGCAGGATTTCGGCATTGATGCGCAACGCCTGCAGAATGATACCGGTCAGCCGATCGTTCGGGTAAGGGTGGATATTCCGGAAAAACATGTGATTTATGAGGAGTCCTTTTCGGTGACGGCAGAGGCGGAAGGGCGTTTGGGCGAACCGCTGACTATGTTGCCGGTGGAACTCATTGATGACCGTTTTTCAGGCGAGCAGAAGCATGTTTTCAATCGATCGTTCAGCGTCGATTATCCCGTTGAAAAAGAGGGGTCGGCATTAAATGTACTGGTTCGCTGGCAGGGCTGCGATGATACATTGTGTTTCTTTCCTTCCAAAAAATCCTTCGATTTGTCGGTTCAGGATGCAGAACCCAACGCGGCGGACGGTCGAATCGCTGTAATGTCGGAAGCGGGTGCTGAGTTATTATCATGGCAGAACCTGCTGACGAACTTCACGGTGCGCAAAACCGGATCGGGATATATGGGAGTGGCTGACTTTCTTGCCTGGCTGAGCGGAACGGCCGCATCGGGCACCGATTTAGGCGATATTCTGGCGGAGCGAGGGTTGGTTATGGTGATCCTTCTCATTCTTGCCGGGGGATTATCCCTGAACCTGACCCCGTGTGTTCTGCCGATGTTGCCCATTAATCTGGCCATTATTGGTGCTGGAGCACAGGCGCAGAGCCGGTCTCGCGGCTTTTTACTGGGGGGTATGTACGGACTGGCCATTGCACTGACCTATGGAGCCCTTGGTTTATTGGTTGTTTTAGCCGGATCCACTTTTGGAGCGATGAATGCGTCGCCCTGGTTTAATTTCGCCATTGCCATTGTTTTTATCCTGCTTGCGTTGAGCATGTTCGACCTGCTGCATATCGATTTCTCACGTTTTCAAGGAAACGTGGATACCACCCGGCAGAAAAACAAATTCATCCTCGCGTTTACCATGGGAACGGTTGCGGCGTTGCTGGCCGGAGCCTGCGTGGCCCCCGCCGTAATTTCAGTGCTCGTTCTGGCGGGAAAAATGTACAGCAGCGGGATCTGGGCGGGATTGCTGCTGCCTTTTGTCCTGGGACTGGGCATGGCGCTGCCCTGGCCGTTTGCGGGTGCCGGTCTATCGTTTCTTCCCAGGCCGGGTGGATGGATGGTCTGGGTGCGCAACGGGTTTGGTGTATTGATCCTGCTCATGGCACTGTATTACGGGCACTTAGGTTATACTTTGCTGGAGAAGCCGGCTGTTTCCGTCCTCGAAACGGGAGGGGAGCATGCATCAGGAGATATTGGGGAGGAAATAAGCCGGTTGGAACAGGGGCTGCTGGCCGCGTTGCAGGATGGTCGTCCGGTATTCATCGATTTCCGGGCAAGCTGGTGCAAAAATTGTCTGGCCATGGAAAAGACGACGTTTGAAGACGAAAAGGTCAAAGAAGCCTTAAACACTTTTCATGTTATCAAACTGGCGGCCGAAGATGCCTCGGATCCTCAGACAAAAGCTTTGTTGTCACAGTTTGGTGCGCTGGGACTTCCGACCTACGTCATACTGGATGTACGCTGA
- a CDS encoding DUF2059 domain-containing protein, translating into MKHLKLIVVTMICGLSTFACRPAEAGTLSRKQQLSSDLLLAMDMPQNMESAFQRMKRTQQLKFEGMDLQEEQKDLVLKYQQLVFDVLGAHMSWKAIEPRYISIYTDTFSEKELAAILDFYRSDAGKVFVKAYPEIMKSMAQVNQQVMLEMMPELETLNSEFRETLRQQLETAVPAMAK; encoded by the coding sequence ATGAAGCATCTTAAATTAATCGTGGTCACGATGATCTGCGGGTTGAGCACGTTTGCGTGCCGGCCGGCGGAGGCGGGTACGCTCTCACGTAAACAGCAGCTTTCATCTGATCTGCTGCTGGCCATGGACATGCCGCAAAACATGGAATCAGCCTTTCAGCGCATGAAACGCACGCAGCAGCTGAAATTTGAAGGCATGGATCTGCAAGAAGAGCAGAAAGACCTTGTTCTGAAGTATCAACAGCTGGTTTTCGATGTATTGGGGGCGCATATGAGCTGGAAAGCTATTGAGCCCCGGTATATATCGATCTATACAGACACCTTTTCAGAAAAAGAATTGGCCGCTATTTTGGATTTTTATCGATCCGATGCGGGGAAAGTCTTCGTCAAAGCCTACCCTGAAATCATGAAAAGCATGGCGCAGGTCAACCAGCAGGTCATGCTGGAAATGATGCCGGAACTGGAAACGCTGAACAGCGAATTCAGGGAAACACTGCGCCAACAGCTGGAAACAGCGGTTCCAGCCATGGCAAAATAG
- a CDS encoding thymidine phosphorylase, producing MVPQWVIEHKRDGLELSPEEIRYFIEGYTSGSIPDYQMAAMAMAIYLRGMTPAEIAVLTDCMMHSGDVIDTSCLSLPKVDKHSTGGVGDKVSLILAPMVACCGVAVPMISGRGLGITGGTLDKLESISGYRCDLSTGEFLRITGKCGCCITGQTGEVAPADKKLYALRDVTATVPSIALITASIMCKKLAEGIDSLVLDVKWGSGAFMKTVKDARVLASSMVHVGKAMGKGMTAIITDMNQPLGHCAGNALEILETVQCLQGRGGTDLMDVTMALAVEMLLLAQVAATPDEAKSLLQAKLDSGEAFERFKEMIALQGGNIAQLDHPEQLPQARQVQPYCAIRSGYISAVSAEQVGRACLVMGSGRRKTSDRIDHAVGISRLVKVGDYVHAGQHLAMIHAQDAAAIEAAEQMLATAFGFSEESSTADGRVTDIVS from the coding sequence ATGGTACCTCAATGGGTGATTGAGCATAAACGAGACGGGCTTGAATTAAGCCCTGAAGAGATTCGCTATTTTATCGAAGGATATACTAGCGGGAGCATCCCGGATTATCAGATGGCGGCGATGGCGATGGCCATTTATCTGCGGGGAATGACCCCTGCTGAAATCGCAGTATTGACCGATTGTATGATGCACTCCGGGGATGTGATTGATACGTCTTGTCTTTCACTGCCCAAAGTGGATAAGCATTCCACTGGAGGGGTTGGGGACAAGGTTTCGCTGATTCTTGCGCCGATGGTTGCTTGCTGTGGCGTCGCAGTGCCGATGATATCGGGGCGGGGACTGGGAATTACCGGGGGCACGCTGGATAAACTGGAATCAATCAGCGGATATCGCTGTGATTTATCAACTGGGGAATTTCTTCGTATCACGGGAAAATGCGGTTGCTGCATTACTGGACAGACCGGCGAGGTGGCTCCTGCGGATAAAAAATTGTATGCCTTGCGGGATGTCACAGCCACCGTCCCGTCCATCGCACTTATCACGGCCAGTATAATGTGCAAGAAACTGGCCGAAGGCATTGATTCGCTGGTGTTGGATGTTAAATGGGGCTCCGGTGCGTTCATGAAAACGGTGAAGGACGCCCGTGTTTTGGCCAGCAGCATGGTACATGTCGGCAAAGCCATGGGAAAGGGTATGACGGCGATCATTACCGACATGAATCAGCCACTGGGGCACTGTGCGGGAAATGCACTGGAAATTTTAGAAACGGTGCAATGTCTTCAGGGACGAGGCGGGACTGATTTAATGGATGTCACGATGGCTTTAGCCGTAGAGATGTTGCTTCTGGCGCAAGTAGCTGCCACGCCGGATGAAGCCAAATCATTATTGCAGGCAAAGCTTGATTCGGGTGAGGCGTTCGAACGGTTCAAGGAAATGATTGCATTGCAAGGGGGAAATATAGCTCAGCTGGATCATCCCGAACAACTGCCGCAGGCAAGGCAGGTGCAGCCCTATTGCGCCATTCGCTCCGGGTATATTAGTGCGGTAAGTGCCGAACAGGTTGGTCGGGCCTGTTTGGTTATGGGGTCGGGTCGGAGGAAAACCAGTGATCGGATTGACCATGCTGTGGGAATAAGCCGATTGGTAAAAGTAGGGGACTATGTACATGCGGGGCAGCATCTGGCGATGATTCATGCACAGGATGCTGCTGCCATTGAAGCGGCCGAACAGATGCTGGCTACGGCCTTTGGATTTTCAGAAGAGTCAAGTACGGCCGACGGCCGGGTAACGGATATTGTCAGTTAG
- a CDS encoding cytidine deaminase, whose protein sequence is MTNTASDPQRLLRAAVTASSNAHAPYSHFQVGAAVLTVDGRIFTGCNVENASYGLTNCAERTAIFKAVSEGYKQFSAIAITCADPDVYPYPCGACRQVMAEFFDAGAAVYVAPNSKLEQYESYTVGALLPNGFTF, encoded by the coding sequence ATGACAAATACAGCGTCTGATCCTCAGCGGTTGCTCCGCGCTGCGGTGACGGCCAGCAGCAACGCGCATGCACCGTACTCTCATTTTCAGGTCGGTGCGGCGGTACTGACTGTAGACGGTAGGATTTTCACCGGGTGCAACGTGGAAAATGCGTCGTACGGATTGACCAACTGCGCGGAACGCACGGCTATTTTCAAGGCGGTGTCCGAGGGATATAAACAGTTTTCTGCCATTGCGATAACTTGCGCGGATCCGGATGTCTATCCCTATCCATGCGGTGCGTGCCGGCAGGTGATGGCTGAATTCTTCGATGCCGGGGCAGCAGTGTATGTGGCTCCAAACAGTAAGCTGGAGCAATACGAGTCGTACACCGTGGGGGCTTTATTACCCAATGGATTTACTTTTTAA